The Salegentibacter mishustinae genome includes a window with the following:
- a CDS encoding fasciclin domain-containing protein, translating into MRNLKLLGIFCFLFIGGTLMAQNGSTMVGGAEMYPNKNIVENASQSNDHTTLVAAVKAAGLVETLQSEGPFTVFAPTNAAFEKLPAGTVESLLKPENKEQLQAVLTYHVIAGDFGAKDVVAAIEEGDGKATFETVQGGKLYAMMEDGKVKLKDASGNVATVTTADVNQSNGVIHVIDTVVLPGK; encoded by the coding sequence ATGAGAAATTTAAAACTATTAGGAATTTTTTGTTTCCTATTCATTGGCGGGACTTTAATGGCCCAGAACGGATCTACTATGGTTGGTGGTGCAGAAATGTATCCTAACAAAAACATTGTAGAAAATGCCTCGCAATCTAATGATCACACCACTTTGGTAGCTGCAGTGAAAGCTGCGGGTTTAGTTGAAACTCTTCAAAGTGAAGGTCCTTTTACAGTATTTGCACCAACTAACGCAGCTTTCGAAAAACTGCCAGCAGGAACCGTAGAAAGCCTTTTAAAGCCAGAGAATAAAGAACAATTGCAAGCTGTGCTTACTTACCACGTAATTGCAGGTGATTTTGGAGCAAAAGATGTTGTTGCCGCAATTGAAGAAGGTGATGGAAAAGCTACTTTTGAAACCGTGCAAGGTGGAAAACTTTATGCCATGATGGAAGATGGCAAAGTAAAGCTTAAAGATGCTTCAGGTAATGTAGCTACAGTAACTACAGCAGATGTCAACCAGTCAAATGGAGTTATTCATGTTATAGATACAGTAGTATTGCCAGGGAAATAA
- a CDS encoding putative signal transducing protein: protein MSSDESYERVYTGSDTNVQYLQELFGKAGISSRVRNDFDSGLRAGFGGGLPGQVQLFVVKNHYDEALKIAKTTFPKDYKDE, encoded by the coding sequence ATGAGTTCAGACGAATCTTACGAGCGTGTTTATACGGGTTCTGATACCAACGTTCAATACCTACAGGAACTTTTTGGTAAAGCAGGAATTTCCTCCCGCGTTAGAAACGATTTTGATTCAGGATTACGCGCCGGATTTGGCGGTGGTCTACCGGGACAGGTTCAGCTGTTTGTGGTAAAAAATCATTACGATGAAGCCTTAAAAATCGCAAAAACAACCTTCCCAAAAGATTATAAAGATGAGTAA
- a CDS encoding 3-oxoacyl-ACP synthase III family protein, producing the protein MYQSKIAGVGSYVPENVVTNDDLAKIMDTSDEWIQERTGIKERRHIKKGDGNSTAIMGVKAAKIAIERAKIDKDDIDLIVFATLSPDYYFPGCGVQVQEMLDINTCPALDVRNQCSGFIYGLSTADQFIKTGMYKNVLVIGSENHSGGLDFTSRGRSVSVIFGDGAGAVVLTRSDHNGEGILSTHLHSEGKHALELSLKGPSTEHWVPEIIAENPQGDDIPYYPYMNGQFVFKNAIQRFSEVIMEGLKANGLEVKDIDMLIPHQANLRISQFVQQKFGLSDDQIFNNIQKYGNTTAASIPIALCEAWEKGKIKDEDVVVLAAFGSGFTWASAVISW; encoded by the coding sequence ATGTATCAATCTAAAATAGCCGGAGTTGGGAGTTATGTGCCAGAGAATGTTGTTACTAATGATGATTTGGCCAAAATAATGGATACCAGCGATGAATGGATTCAGGAGAGAACCGGTATCAAAGAAAGGCGGCACATTAAAAAAGGAGATGGTAATTCTACCGCTATTATGGGTGTGAAAGCTGCCAAAATTGCTATTGAGCGCGCTAAAATTGATAAAGATGATATTGACCTGATCGTTTTTGCAACCCTTAGTCCAGATTATTATTTTCCTGGTTGCGGAGTGCAGGTTCAGGAAATGTTAGATATAAATACCTGTCCTGCTTTGGATGTTAGAAACCAATGCAGCGGATTTATCTACGGCCTTTCTACTGCCGATCAATTTATAAAAACCGGGATGTATAAAAATGTACTGGTTATTGGTAGTGAGAATCACAGTGGCGGACTTGATTTTACGAGCCGTGGGCGTTCGGTTTCGGTTATTTTTGGTGATGGGGCAGGAGCAGTGGTTTTAACAAGAAGCGATCATAATGGTGAGGGAATTCTATCTACTCATTTACATTCTGAAGGAAAACACGCTTTAGAACTTTCTCTAAAAGGACCAAGTACAGAGCACTGGGTTCCTGAAATTATTGCTGAAAACCCGCAGGGAGATGATATTCCTTATTATCCTTATATGAATGGTCAATTTGTTTTTAAAAATGCGATTCAGCGTTTTTCTGAAGTAATCATGGAAGGCTTAAAAGCCAACGGACTTGAAGTTAAGGATATTGATATGTTGATTCCGCATCAAGCCAATTTAAGAATTTCACAATTTGTGCAGCAAAAATTTGGATTAAGTGACGACCAGATTTTTAACAATATTCAGAAATATGGAAACACTACTGCAGCGTCTATTCCTATTGCTTTATGCGAAGCCTGGGAGAAAGGAAAGATTAAAGATGAAGATGTTGTGGTATTAGCCGCATTTGGTAGCGGATTTACGTGGGCTAGTGCCGTGATAAGCTGGTAA